The DNA segment AGATTACAGTGTTGATCAATATGCAGTCAGAGGTCAGCTCATAATCAAGCTTATATGTTATCGCCAGAAGAAGTGACATCATTCCAGACGGCATTGCAGCTTCAACAATTGAAATCGTGGATTCCAGATTAACAAGACCCAGATATCCTGCAACAAAAAATGCCACCAACGGGAAGAAAGCCAATTTCATAATGGATGTAAATACAATCATGGATTTTGATCTGCTTAACGCAGAAAAGTCAATTGAAAGACCCAAAGTTACCATAATAAGTGGAATTGCACCCTGACCAAGATAATTTATTGTATTGTCAAGAACAGGCCCTATTGGGATGTTGACAAAATTCAGTATCAAACCGAAAATGACTGCCCATAGCGGCGGGAAAAATGCTATCTTTTTAATTGCAGTTTTGATGGTTCCGCCAAATTTCATTATCAGGATAAATGAAAGAAGCAGGAATGTGCATAATGTTGCAATATCACAAAATATCGCCCTTAAAAAACCTTCCTGTCCAAAAATACCCAAGGTAACCGGATATCCCATAAACCCAGTATTTGCAATCATCACAGTGACAAGAACAGACCATAATGTCCGGTCATCCAATTTCAACTGTTTTAAGATAAAATAGGAAACAATACCAGTTATCACTGAAGATGACAATATTACCAAAGGTAAAATGCCCAGATTAGGAATTGAAGCTAAATTAGAATTGTATAAAGCATGAAAAATCATGCAGGGCAATAATATGTACATTACTATTTTATTGAACGGGTCGATGTCCTTTTCGCTTAAAAAGTCAATACGCTTGAGAACATATCCCAAAGCAATCATCAGGATTATAGATAAAATAGTAGTTTCAATAGCATTCATACCATAATAGTATGAATTTTAAAGTATATAAAAATTAAAAAAAAGAAAGTAAAATTAACTAACGATACCTTCGCTAGTAATTTTAAATACACATTCACCTTCAGGCAAATGAGGAGAGTCAACTAAACGAGCAATCCTTTTACCTGCAAGACCTTTTTTAAGCCAGATTCTGTAAGTGGATGCGTGTCCTAAAACATGCCCACCGATAGCTTTTGTAGGACTTCCAAAGAATGAATCCGGTTTTGCTTGTACCTGGTTAGTTAAAAATACAGCAACATTGTAGGTATTTGCAATCTGTTGAAGTGAATGTAAATGCTGATTTAACTTTTGTTGCCTTACAGCTAAAGATTCCCTACCAACATATTCTGCCCTGAAGTGAGCCATCAGGGAATCGACAATAACCAGTTTGATGTTAGCTCCATTTTGAATAAGTTCATTGATTTTGTCAACCATTAAAATCTGGTGAGCAGAATTGAAAGCACGGGCAACATGAATTCTGCTTAGTACCTGTTCAACATCCAAATCAAAACCTTCGGCAATTTGTCTTACTCTTTCAGGACGGAAAGTGTTTTCAGTATCTACAAATACACATTCACCGTCAAGACCACCGAGCTCTTCTGGCAATTGAACAGTAACGGCCAATTCATGGGAAATTTGACTTTTACCGGATCCGAATTCACCGAATACTTCAGTGATTGATTGAGTTTCGATTCCTCCGCCAATTAAATCATTGAATTCCTGACTGCCTACAGTAATGTGACCAACGTCTTTTCTTCTTTCATCAACTTCCAAAGCAGTTTCGAAATCAATGTTTTCAGCACGACGAGCAGCTTCAATAACTTTTTCAGCTACACCTTCACCGATTTCTGCTTTAACTGATAATTCTTTTGGAGTAGCAGTAGCTAATCTCATCATATCAGCAAAACCTGCATCCCTTAATTTTTCCGCTGTTTTTTCACCAACACCTGGTAAATCTGCTAATTCTACCATAATAATCATTCCTTTAATTTATTCAGTTTAAAAATATTTGTTTAAGATTTTTTTAGGGCTGAGCCTGTTTTCTTCATTAAATTCATCAAAACTAACATTAGCAATAATTTCAATAGTTAATCCATTGAGATCTTCTAGTTTGTCTTCAATTCCATAACCATCATCAACAAGACTAATAATTTCTTCTTTTTTCATTCCAATAAGCTCTTCGGCAAGTTTATCGAAGAATGTTACCTGAATATCTCCTGTTTCATCTTCAATTCTTGTAGGAACCATGAGGAGATAATCCGGCTCATCAAAGATGTGACCGCAATTGTCACAGATGTATTCATCGATGGCCTCTTCAACAGTCTGATGACAATTAGGACATTTTTTACGAAGAACCCTTTCGGTGTTCACATCTATAATCCTACCTGTGACACATACATTGGTATCATCTTCAAGTAATGATTCGATTGATTTTGGAACATATATTGCTTCCATTAACTCTTCAATTGAAGGTAAATCTTCCATTTCACTTTCACTAGGTTCGAGAAGAGTAGTGGCTCTTGAAACATTAGCTTCTAAACGGTTATCCATATTAAGTGCTAAGCGTGGATTTTGTAATTTGATTCCGTCACCAACTTGTCTTTCTTTTAAAGCATCATTATCCCATAAAGCTACCCTGATGGTTCCAGTATCGTCTGCAATTTCTATATTTCTGACATGACCGCTGTCACCTGTATCCCTGTCGAATTCTCTTACGTCATTTATTTCAATTATTCTTCCGACAATGATTGTGTCCTCTTCGTCTTCATCAAGATCTTCAATCTTTTTAGGGTTGTAAATAGTCTTTTCTAATGTGGACAGTTCAGGTATGAACATTGCGGATGCCTGTTCTTCGGATAATTTAATTACTCTGGATCCGCTTCCGATATTTAAATCAACACTCATCATTCCGAGTCTGGTTCTGGCATTTTCAATTTGATATGCATCGCCAACAACATATTCCTCCTGAGCCCTTTCATTCCAGAATGAGAGCTGAACCTTACCTGATTCATCAGCAAACATTACTGAACGTACAATGCCGACTGAACCGTCGTCACGTTGGAACTCATTGACATCATTTACTGAAAGGATTCTACCGACGACATCTATTTCCTTACCTTCATCGTCGATTTCAGCAATTTGTCCGATTGGAACCGGTCTTAACTGTTCCCTTATGGATTCGAATTCATCTAATTCTTCCACTGTAAGATTTTCAGGATTAATTGTAATTTGAGTATTGAAATTGGTATTCATGGAATATCCGCTTTCTGTGTAATCATCAAAACGAACGTCTCCTCCAATAATTTTAATGATATCTCCTTTATTTATTGGTAGAGCAGTATCATCACCCCAGACGGTTACTCTGATGGAACCTGTTGAGTCTCCAACATCGAAGTTTCTTAACCTGCCTTCTGAGTTGTCTTTTTTTCTTAAGAATGTTCTGATATCCTGAAGTCTTATGACTACTCCTTTAATGGAAACATCTTTTTGCTCGCTTAAATCACCGATTTGGGAAAATTCCTGTTCAATTTCAGGCACATCATAATCCCCTTTTATGATTCTGCCGTCCCAATGGGTTAAAGAGATTTCCTGCTGACCATCCCTATTTTGTCTTTCACGAGCTTGCGCTGCAAGAATTTTTACTGTATCTCCGTCTTCAAGTTTTAAATCCTGGATTAATTCAACATTCTTATTCCATAAGGTGTAAGTGATTTTTCCTGTTGCATCCTGTAATTCAAGGGATGCTACCTTACCCTGTTTACCATTCTTTTCATAGCTTCTAATGGTTGGAATTCTGAGTATTCTTGCAATGATATTTACTTTGGTTTCAGGTTCGATATCGGCAATATCTGTGATTGTTTCTTCATATACAGGATATTTGGAATTATCTTCCTCAAGATGGACAACAGTTGATCTTGGCCTTAGGTTGGCTTCAAGTCCGGAATATCCCTCTTTAATATCGACACCTTTAATTTGGATAATGTCCCCTTCATTGAATTTCTTTAATAGGGTCATGTTCTGGGTCCAGAAAACACATCTCATTGTACCGGTATTGTCCTGAAGTTCCACATTACAGACTTCACCTTCTTTACCTTTGCGTGTTTTGAATGACCTTTTATTGGATATTGATATTACCCTACCGGAAACATTGGTGTCTTTGCTTCCGTCTTCCAAATCCTTAATTGATTTGTTGGAGTATTCAGGTTTTTCTGAAACAACTTCCACTTCTTCTTCATCATCTATAATTTCTTCAACGACCATATTAGCCAAGGAAATATTATCCATATAAGGATTATGGGAATTCAAAGCTTTCTGTTCTTTGATTTTTTCAAGGAATTCCTCTTCAGTAATTTGGTCTTTAACTTTATCATAACTTTCTTGAAGTTCTTCTGTCATTGTCAATTCGTCTTCTTCTTCGGAATCTTCATTGCCAGCGGAAACTTCAAACGGCATTTCTTCAGAATCGTCATTTGAAGGCTTGGAAAATATTGATGTGTCAACACCTTCATAGTTTTGTACAACTAGCTGTGCTGCTTCATAATCGTCAATGAAACCGACATCATTATTTTTTTCTTTCATATTTGCGATTTCTTCTAAAAACTCTTCTTCAGAAACTTGATCTTTGATTTTTTCATATAATTGTAAAATTTCTTCTTGCATACCAAACCCCTCATAGAAAAGTTAATTATACATTTATAATTATTCTCTATATAAAGTATTAGAGAGAGCATTTGAAAAGTAATATTTTAAAAAAAATTTATTATAAATATAGTTAAAATGTGAAAATATGCTTATGTGAAAAAGCACTAATATGCATTAGGATTTTTCTTTAAGGCTGTTTTAATCATTATAGCCAAATCCAAACCCATATGCCAGTTTTCTACGTATTCAATATCATATTCTATACGCTTTTTAATGGATGTGTCTCCACGGCATCCATGGATTTGAGCCCATCCTGTAATGCCCGGGCGCACCTGATGCTTAACCATATATTTCGGAACATCCTTTTTAAATTGCTCTACAAAGTAAGGCCTTTCAGGTCTTGGACCTACAACGCTCATGTCACCTTTTAAAACATTGAAAAATTGAGGCAGTTCATCAATACTAGTTTTTCTAATAAAATTACCTACCGCAGTCTTACGGGGATCGTCTTTTGTAGTCCATTCGGATTTTTCCTCGCTAGGATCCTGAACTTTCATGCTTCTGAACTTATACATATTGAAAGGCTTTCCGTTATGGCCGATTCTTTCCTGCTTGAATATTATCGGTCCCCTAGATGTCAACTTAATAGCTATTGCGGTAATTAGCATGACAGGTGATGTTATTACAATGGCTATTATTGAAATGATATAATCTGAAGCATACTTGAGAAACTTGTTGAACTCATCGTCCAGAGGAACGTAACGTATATTGATAATTGGAATGTCCTCTATCATGTCCACTGAAGGCTGTGCCGGGAAATACCTGATATAATCCGGAATGATTTCCGCTTTAATTCCAACCTTTTCACAGCTTTCCACAAGCTCATTGATACGGTAGTAATACATGAGAGGAATTGCCAGAACAACCCTGTCGAAGTTGTTGTTTTCAAGTATCTCATCCAAATCCTTAAATGCACCTATTATTTTAGTTCCCGCAATCTCATCACCGATGTGGGCTGAACGTCCTAAAATTCCGCTTACAACAAATCCCAGATAAGGATTATCCTTGATTTTGCGTGCAAATGAAAATGCAAGGTCATTGTCCCCGACAATTAGAATGTGCTTCAGGTTTCTGTTGTTTGCGCGAATGTTTTTCAGGAAGTTTCTGATTGTGAAACGTTCCACAATCCCCAGAAATGAGGCTATGATTGCCAAAAGGATGAGCATTATTCTTGAAAAGTCAGGCTCATTAATGATGAACAGCACTGAAACCAGACCGAAAAACGCTACAATATTGACTTTGATTATCTGGGTTGCTTCTGAAAATATATTCTTATATGTTCTGCGCGGCTTGTAAAGGCCGAAAGCAAAATACAATATAAGATAAATCGGAATTACTGCAAATACTAAAAAAAGAACATAACTGTGAAGGGGCAAATGCCCTCCGATAGGTCCAAATAAGACTGTATGGAACCTCAACCAAAATGAACATGCCAAAGACACAACTACGACTAGAACGTCAATTAAAACTAAAGCTATATTCAATAATCGTTGATTTTCCTTTATCATAGTAATTACCAAAAAAACCAGTTTTAGTTTATATATTGGTCACTATCATATTTAACTTTTAGTTTTAAATAAATTTAAAAATAGCTTTAAAATGCATAAAACAGCAATTCCAATATATACAACAATATTTACTATGAATGAAGATTCATGGGCATGATGTTTTTTATAGTATACATACATTGCACGGTAAAACTCATAAATAAGCTTGTTTTTTTGTTTTTTACTGCTGGCTCCCTTGAGATGAGTTATTGAAGATTTACCGTAATAGACTATCTTCCATCCGGACTTTTTTATACGGTAGCACAGGTCAATGTCTTCACCATACATGAAAAATGTCTCGTCGAGAAGTCCTGCATCATCCAGGGCATCCTTTCTCATGAACATGAAAGCACCTGTAAGACAATCGATTTCATAAACCCCGTCATCGGGAAGGTTGGTGAGATTGTAATTGTCGTCCTTGCTTTTTGTCGGAATGTGGAATAGCCTGAAAAAAGAGTTTTTAACGTTTGGAAAGGTTCTTTTGCATGCCTTGTCGAGTTCACCGTTTTCAAGTCTGACCCTGCATCCGCATGCTCCGACATCAGGATGGGCTTCCATATAGCGGTAAATTTCCTCAAGAGTGTCCTGCCATACGACCGTATCTGAATTCAAAAGCAGCACATAATCGCTTGAAACCTCTCTTAATGCAAGGTTGTTTCCTGCTGCAAAACCCCTGTTTTCGCCGGATTCTATGAACCTGACTTTATCCTTAAAATAATCCTGCAGTCTGGATAGGCTGTCATCGCCGGATGCATTGTCAACTACAATAACCTCCAGATCAAATGGATATGAATATTCGAAAATGGAGTTGACTGTATCTCGGGTTAGCTCAAATGTCCGATAGTTTACAATGACGACTGAAAGATTCATGCTTTACCTTTTAATAAATTTAATAGTGTTAATAATTAATCTATATTCAAATTTTAAATAATTTATTGTATTTTTTGATTTAAAGTGGGTTTTTTCAATTTTGCCTCTTGTAGACAAACCCTCTTTGATTCCGGAAAAGTAAACCGGACCGAAACCTTTCCTTAAAAAGAACAGGTACTTAATGAAAAAACCTAAAAACAGGAATATGAAATTGGTAATCTTGAATGGAATCGGAATATTCTTGTAGACAACCCAGACGTTGTTACGGGCCGCAAGCCTTACCTTAAATTCATTGTATCTGCTGCCGCTTGTTGCACTTCCTATATGATAAACTACAGCCTGAGGGCATAGCAGGTTTCTATAACCGTTTATTTTTGAGCGTATAGCCAAATCAACGTCTTCCATGTATGCAAAGAAGTTGTCGTCAAACATTCCAAGCTCTTCCAGCACTGATTTTCTATACAGTGCTGCCCCTGCACAGGATGAAAATATCTCCCTGACCTCGACATATTCCTCGCTTCTGTGGTTTTCGCCTGTCTTTTTGGTCCATGCAAGAAGATTGTATTCATCTCCCACATCATCAATCAAATCCTTATTGTCATATTGAAGCATTTTGGCCTGAACTGAAAATATATCGTCACCGGAAGATAATGTGTCAACCAGATGCTTGATTGAACCTTTCATAACCTCAGTATCATTGTTTAGGGAGAATATATATTCATAACTGGCATTTGCAATTCCCTGATTGACTGCAGGAGCAAAACCCATGTTTTGATTGTTTTCAATCAGCTTTACCGGAAATGTGAATGAGGAATTTTTAATGAAATCTCTACTGCCATCTTCTGATCCGTTATCTACTATGATAACTTCTCCAATGCATTCGCTATCATTTTCAAGTGATTCGAAGAAGGCTTTCAAAAACCTTTCCCCGTTATAATTTGGTGTTACAACAGAAACTTTCATATCAATCAATCGAATTTTTGTATTTAAACCACAGCTTATAGTATAATCTCGGATTTGACAGGAACAGCTTAATCTTTATCTTGGACTTTAAATCTCCCCTGAACCTCTCGAGTTTTGAGAATAAATTTTTTCTCTTCATTACATACATTACTTCATCAAATCCGTAGCAGCTGTAAAAGAAGTAGATCATGTTGCCGAAAATGGCCTTCGGAATTCGTGTATACACAATCAGGTTGGCGAGATTGTTTTTTCCGTTTATTCTGTAGAAATTAGCTAATCTTTCAAAAATTGGAACAATATCAAATCGTCTGTATTCGGTTGTTCTGATTGCAGAGTCTGACCTTTGAACATAGAAATAGGTAATTTCATTGCTGATATGAATTCTGCTTCCGAAAATTAGTGCTTTAAGTGCAAATTCAGTGTCCTCCCCATAAACGACACCCGGAGTGAATCTGATGCCGTAACCCTTAATTATATCGGCACGGTAGGCGAGCTGGAAAAAGTTAAACAATATCTCCATGTTGAGTTCCTTTCTGATGAAATCGTCTGTGGAGATTATGCTCTGATTGAAATAGGATGATTTGAATAATTCATTATCGTGCTTTTTTGCAAAACGGGTTAAGTTAAAGTCATATCCTTCCACATACAACTCAGATAAATGGTTTTCCAAAACGTAATCGTCACCGTCAACGAATACAAGATATTCCCCTTCGGAAACTTCGATTCCGTGGTTTCTTGCAACGCTGACCCCTGCATTTTCCTGATGGATTATCTTGTATCTGACACCACAGCCCTTTAGTGTGGATTTGATAATGTTGAGGCTGTTGTCGGTTGAGCCGTCATCTATGACAATGATTTCATAATCAGTGAAATTCTGATTAATTACTGATTTGAGGGTTGTACCTATATATTCCTCACAGTTATATACTGGTATTATAACACTGATTTTAATATCTCCCATATTGCCACCATTATTTTAATAGATAATCAACAACTCTTTCAGATGCATGACCGTCAATTTCGTCAAATTGTGTCTTAACAAATTCTAATATTCTGCTTTCATCGAATTCATGATTTTTAATAACATCAATCAGCTGATTGGAATCATAAACTACAGGTCCCGGAACTGTAGATTTGAAATCAAAATAAAATCCTCTTTCCTTGTTTAGATAACTATCATAATCATAAGTGAAAAATACAATAGGCTTGTTTAAAAGAGCAAATTCTATCATGATGGAGGAATAATCGGTAATCAGTATGTCACTAATCAAAAGCAGCTCCTGTTCTGAAGGATAGTCGCTGCAGTCAATATAATCCCCTCCTGCGGAAATATCGTCCTTGTAGAAATTCTTGATTTTCGGATGAAGTCTGAGAGCCAAAACATATTCATCACCTAAAGACTCATTGAATTTCTCCAAATCAAGGAAATCAAAAACGTTATTGTACTTTTCCTCATCCCTGAATGTAGGAGTGTAGAGAATAATCTTTTTATCGGAACTGAAATTGTACTTTTCGAAAAATTTGGATTTCAAATCCTCAATGTCATGGTCTTCAAAATAATAATCCGCTCTTGGAAGACCCAAAGGCTTGATTTTGGTTTTTGGAATTTGAAAAGCCTCACGGTAAAATTCCTGAATATTTCGTGAAGAGACTATTAGATAATCCGTATGTTCCCCTGCCTTTTTGAGCACTTTCCTGCTTTTCAAATCAACTGATCCGCCGAATTTCTTAAATGCACCCGGCGCATGCCATAGCTGGACAACAATATTTTTAGGGCTGAAGTTCATGAACGCCAAAGGAAAAAAGTTATCATTTAAAAATATGAATCTGGAGCTAGCTAAGGTTTTAAAAGCACTGAAAGATAGCTTATCCTTGTAGAAAAAATGAAAATCGAAATTTCCTCTTTTTTCAAATTCCTTTTTTATATAATCCAAATTGCCTTTAAAGGATTCGTTGGAGTCTATTATGAACGTGACCCTGTTTTTTTCTACATAAGTGTATTTGTATAATTTAAATAAGGCTCCATAAATCCTATGTTTAATATACCTCATAAAAATCAAATGTAATCAGTGGAAGAACGCCAATATTCCAGGTATGGATTCCATCATTGCCTGAATACCTAAAATAAAGATAGCTAAACCTCCGATGAAATTAATAGCTCGTGAGTATTTCATTGCAAATCTGGTACCGAAAGTACCTATCAAAAGCCAGCAGGAAGCTGCAATTAAACTTAAAATCGCAAGT comes from the Methanobrevibacter sp. genome and includes:
- a CDS encoding AEC family transporter, with the protein product MNAIETTILSIILMIALGYVLKRIDFLSEKDIDPFNKIVMYILLPCMIFHALYNSNLASIPNLGILPLVILSSSVITGIVSYFILKQLKLDDRTLWSVLVTVMIANTGFMGYPVTLGIFGQEGFLRAIFCDIATLCTFLLLSFILIMKFGGTIKTAIKKIAFFPPLWAVIFGLILNFVNIPIGPVLDNTINYLGQGAIPLIMVTLGLSIDFSALSRSKSMIVFTSIMKLAFFPLVAFFVAGYLGLVNLESTISIVEAAMPSGMMSLLLAITYKLDYELTSDCILINTVISLITLPVIISIL
- the radA gene encoding DNA repair and recombination protein RadA, which encodes MVELADLPGVGEKTAEKLRDAGFADMMRLATATPKELSVKAEIGEGVAEKVIEAARRAENIDFETALEVDERRKDVGHITVGSQEFNDLIGGGIETQSITEVFGEFGSGKSQISHELAVTVQLPEELGGLDGECVFVDTENTFRPERVRQIAEGFDLDVEQVLSRIHVARAFNSAHQILMVDKINELIQNGANIKLVIVDSLMAHFRAEYVGRESLAVRQQKLNQHLHSLQQIANTYNVAVFLTNQVQAKPDSFFGSPTKAIGGHVLGHASTYRIWLKKGLAGKRIARLVDSPHLPEGECVFKITSEGIVS
- a CDS encoding OB-fold nucleic acid binding domain-containing protein, translating into MQEEILQLYEKIKDQVSEEEFLEEIANMKEKNNDVGFIDDYEAAQLVVQNYEGVDTSIFSKPSNDDSEEMPFEVSAGNEDSEEEDELTMTEELQESYDKVKDQITEEEFLEKIKEQKALNSHNPYMDNISLANMVVEEIIDDEEEVEVVSEKPEYSNKSIKDLEDGSKDTNVSGRVISISNKRSFKTRKGKEGEVCNVELQDNTGTMRCVFWTQNMTLLKKFNEGDIIQIKGVDIKEGYSGLEANLRPRSTVVHLEEDNSKYPVYEETITDIADIEPETKVNIIARILRIPTIRSYEKNGKQGKVASLELQDATGKITYTLWNKNVELIQDLKLEDGDTVKILAAQARERQNRDGQQEISLTHWDGRIIKGDYDVPEIEQEFSQIGDLSEQKDVSIKGVVIRLQDIRTFLRKKDNSEGRLRNFDVGDSTGSIRVTVWGDDTALPINKGDIIKIIGGDVRFDDYTESGYSMNTNFNTQITINPENLTVEELDEFESIREQLRPVPIGQIAEIDDEGKEIDVVGRILSVNDVNEFQRDDGSVGIVRSVMFADESGKVQLSFWNERAQEEYVVGDAYQIENARTRLGMMSVDLNIGSGSRVIKLSEEQASAMFIPELSTLEKTIYNPKKIEDLDEDEEDTIIVGRIIEINDVREFDRDTGDSGHVRNIEIADDTGTIRVALWDNDALKERQVGDGIKLQNPRLALNMDNRLEANVSRATTLLEPSESEMEDLPSIEELMEAIYVPKSIESLLEDDTNVCVTGRIIDVNTERVLRKKCPNCHQTVEEAIDEYICDNCGHIFDEPDYLLMVPTRIEDETGDIQVTFFDKLAEELIGMKKEEIISLVDDGYGIEDKLEDLNGLTIEIIANVSFDEFNEENRLSPKKILNKYF
- a CDS encoding undecaprenyl-phosphate glucose phosphotransferase — translated: MIKENQRLLNIALVLIDVLVVVVSLACSFWLRFHTVLFGPIGGHLPLHSYVLFLVFAVIPIYLILYFAFGLYKPRRTYKNIFSEATQIIKVNIVAFFGLVSVLFIINEPDFSRIMLILLAIIASFLGIVERFTIRNFLKNIRANNRNLKHILIVGDNDLAFSFARKIKDNPYLGFVVSGILGRSAHIGDEIAGTKIIGAFKDLDEILENNNFDRVVLAIPLMYYYRINELVESCEKVGIKAEIIPDYIRYFPAQPSVDMIEDIPIINIRYVPLDDEFNKFLKYASDYIISIIAIVITSPVMLITAIAIKLTSRGPIIFKQERIGHNGKPFNMYKFRSMKVQDPSEEKSEWTTKDDPRKTAVGNFIRKTSIDELPQFFNVLKGDMSVVGPRPERPYFVEQFKKDVPKYMVKHQVRPGITGWAQIHGCRGDTSIKKRIEYDIEYVENWHMGLDLAIMIKTALKKNPNAY
- a CDS encoding glycosyltransferase family 2 protein is translated as MNLSVVIVNYRTFELTRDTVNSIFEYSYPFDLEVIVVDNASGDDSLSRLQDYFKDKVRFIESGENRGFAAGNNLALREVSSDYVLLLNSDTVVWQDTLEEIYRYMEAHPDVGACGCRVRLENGELDKACKRTFPNVKNSFFRLFHIPTKSKDDNYNLTNLPDDGVYEIDCLTGAFMFMRKDALDDAGLLDETFFMYGEDIDLCYRIKKSGWKIVYYGKSSITHLKGASSKKQKNKLIYEFYRAMYVYYKKHHAHESSFIVNIVVYIGIAVLCILKLFLNLFKTKS
- a CDS encoding glycosyltransferase family 2 protein, coding for MKVSVVTPNYNGERFLKAFFESLENDSECIGEVIIVDNGSEDGSRDFIKNSSFTFPVKLIENNQNMGFAPAVNQGIANASYEYIFSLNNDTEVMKGSIKHLVDTLSSGDDIFSVQAKMLQYDNKDLIDDVGDEYNLLAWTKKTGENHRSEEYVEVREIFSSCAGAALYRKSVLEELGMFDDNFFAYMEDVDLAIRSKINGYRNLLCPQAVVYHIGSATSGSRYNEFKVRLAARNNVWVVYKNIPIPFKITNFIFLFLGFFIKYLFFLRKGFGPVYFSGIKEGLSTRGKIEKTHFKSKNTINYLKFEYRLIINTIKFIKR
- a CDS encoding glycosyltransferase family 2 protein; its protein translation is MGDIKISVIIPVYNCEEYIGTTLKSVINQNFTDYEIIVIDDGSTDNSLNIIKSTLKGCGVRYKIIHQENAGVSVARNHGIEVSEGEYLVFVDGDDYVLENHLSELYVEGYDFNLTRFAKKHDNELFKSSYFNQSIISTDDFIRKELNMEILFNFFQLAYRADIIKGYGIRFTPGVVYGEDTEFALKALIFGSRIHISNEITYFYVQRSDSAIRTTEYRRFDIVPIFERLANFYRINGKNNLANLIVYTRIPKAIFGNMIYFFYSCYGFDEVMYVMKRKNLFSKLERFRGDLKSKIKIKLFLSNPRLYYKLWFKYKNSID
- a CDS encoding CDP-glycerol glycerophosphotransferase family protein, which gives rise to MRYIKHRIYGALFKLYKYTYVEKNRVTFIIDSNESFKGNLDYIKKEFEKRGNFDFHFFYKDKLSFSAFKTLASSRFIFLNDNFFPLAFMNFSPKNIVVQLWHAPGAFKKFGGSVDLKSRKVLKKAGEHTDYLIVSSRNIQEFYREAFQIPKTKIKPLGLPRADYYFEDHDIEDLKSKFFEKYNFSSDKKIILYTPTFRDEEKYNNVFDFLDLEKFNESLGDEYVLALRLHPKIKNFYKDDISAGGDYIDCSDYPSEQELLLISDILITDYSSIMIEFALLNKPIVFFTYDYDSYLNKERGFYFDFKSTVPGPVVYDSNQLIDVIKNHEFDESRILEFVKTQFDEIDGHASERVVDYLLK